The stretch of DNA AGCCTAATCGAATTGCTATGTTAATAATAGAATAGTGTTTTTTTATATAATCTATCTCTAAGTTCATATTTATGTATCATTTTTATTTTATTTATCGTTTTATATTAAAATAAAAATTACTATTTTTATTATGGATGATTATTAAAATTTTATTAAATCTTTTATTGATAATTCATCATGAATATAAAAATCAGAAGTTATAGCAGTAGAACTATGTCCTAAATATTTACTTACAGCTTTTAAGCTTTTATTGTCTTTTATAAGTAAATGAGTAGCGAAACTATGTCTTAATGTATGAGGATGCACCTGTCTTGTTCCTAATGCTTTTAATCCTGCAGTATTAACTATTTTATATATGTATTGTCTTGTAAAAGTTCTTTTATTTTTAGTTTCAAATAAATATATTTTTCCCTGAAAAGTTTTTAATATTTTATTATAAAGTTCTATCTTTAGTTTAATCTTTCTTTCTTTATTTCCTTTTCCAATAACTGATATTGATATATAAGTAATATTGTCTTCTATAGTTTTTTTGCAGTCTTTTTTCTTTATATTTATCAATTCCGAAACTCTTAATCCTGTAGAGTATAATGTTTGTATAATGAGTTTGTTTTTTTCATTAGATAATTTTATCATTTTATTGACTATATCTTTTGATACTATTTTTTCTTTAGTTATTGTATTGTCTCTTTTAGTTATTTTTATTTCTGAAAATGCGCTGTCTATTATTGCTTTTTTATTTAAATCTTTTATTTGATATTTTATTAGTTTCTTTAATGCTGCTTTATACAATGCTATAGTTGCATTAGATTTAGTTTTTTTGTTTTCTTTTAAAAACTTTATAATATTTTCATAACTTAAGTTTTCATTATTTTTATAGTATTGTCTGATGACATTAGTATAGGCTTCTCCAAATACATTTTTTAAATTTTGTATTTGATTATTAGTTAACATAATTTCATTATTCATGAGTCAAATTATACTTTTTTTATATATTATTTCAATATTTGGCATTAAAAAAAATATATACATAAGTTAAGTTATGTATATATTTTATAAAATAAGAATTTTTATTGAGATTTTTATAAATTTAATTATATCTCAAGTAAGAAGTTAAAATCTTTATAGTTAGTTTCTATATAAGAATCTTTTATTGGTTTTTCTATAGATATAGTTATTGAATTAAATATCTTATATACAGTTTGATATTTTCCTGATGGAGAATAGCGAGTAAATAAACAAAATAGTTTTTCATTTATAAATGCTTTTTTGTAAGGTTTATATTTTTGAAATAAGTATTTAATTTGATTTTTATCAGCTATTCTATTAAGATGATTGACTATTAATTTTATGTCATAATTATTTTTGATAATATTTAATATAGTTTTTAATTCATCAATATTTAATGGTACAGTAATTTTTTTTTCTAATATATGTCTTTTTAATAAAGGAAAACCTTCTTCTATTAAAGATAAAGGGCTAAAATATGGTCTGTTGAATTTTCCATTATCATTAAATATAGCTTGCAATTCTATATTATTATCAAGCATTAATTTTGATAGTCCAAATTCATATTTTTTTATTATATCCATTTTATCAGGTTCTTTTTTTATGTTTAAAATAAAGTTATTAAAGAAATTGGTATTATATATTTTTTTATCTATTATTATAAAAAAACTTGTTATATAATCATGTTCAGCTATTTTTAAGTCTTTGCTTATATATATTCCGCCGAAATTATAATCAGTTATTTTATATATGATATTTTCTAAATTAAAGAAAGGACCATAACAAGAATCATTACAAAAAATTATTTTATCATAGTTTTGCAAAATATTATTTTCTTTTGCATATAAATATCCTCTTTTGTATGATCCAAAATCATATTCGCCATGACGGCCGTTAATTATATGTATACAATGATTATCAATTTTTTTTAATTCATTATCTAACATGTTGCAATCAGATACATAAATAACATCAGATATTTTATTTAATTCTTTAATATAATAAACAACATAATCATCTATAATATTATCTCTATCATATCCGGCAAATATTGTTAGTATCTTTTGCATTTTATTTACCTAGTCGTATAGTAATTTTTATTGAAAATATTGTTAATATAATTCTTTTATATTTAGTTTCTATTTTAAATAATGAAAACTTACCTATTTCTAATATAGATATAATTTTACTTTTTGTATTATTATATATGCTAAGTATTTTACATACCCTGTCAATATTATT from Brachyspira pilosicoli encodes:
- a CDS encoding rhamnan synthesis F family protein, whose product is MQKILTIFAGYDRDNIIDDYVVYYIKELNKISDVIYVSDCNMLDNELKKIDNHCIHIINGRHGEYDFGSYKRGYLYAKENNILQNYDKIIFCNDSCYGPFFNLENIIYKITDYNFGGIYISKDLKIAEHDYITSFFIIIDKKIYNTNFFNNFILNIKKEPDKMDIIKKYEFGLSKLMLDNNIELQAIFNDNGKFNRPYFSPLSLIEEGFPLLKRHILEKKITVPLNIDELKTILNIIKNNYDIKLIVNHLNRIADKNQIKYLFQKYKPYKKAFINEKLFCLFTRYSPSGKYQTVYKIFNSITISIEKPIKDSYIETNYKDFNFLLEI
- a CDS encoding tyrosine-type recombinase/integrase; the protein is MNNEIMLTNNQIQNLKNVFGEAYTNVIRQYYKNNENLSYENIIKFLKENKKTKSNATIALYKAALKKLIKYQIKDLNKKAIIDSAFSEIKITKRDNTITKEKIVSKDIVNKMIKLSNEKNKLIIQTLYSTGLRVSELINIKKKDCKKTIEDNITYISISVIGKGNKERKIKLKIELYNKILKTFQGKIYLFETKNKRTFTRQYIYKIVNTAGLKALGTRQVHPHTLRHSFATHLLIKDNKSLKAVSKYLGHSSTAITSDFYIHDELSIKDLIKF